A window from Fragaria vesca subsp. vesca linkage group LG5, FraVesHawaii_1.0, whole genome shotgun sequence encodes these proteins:
- the LOC101291343 gene encoding ent-kaurenoic acid oxidase 2-like, translated as MIRYGDGVGMYRTHLFGSPTIITCFPDVNKYVFQSEETFFLDWPRVELMGQNSIVAVHGPAHVRLRRYVIGVINRPDSLRHIAQVVQPRMIAALKSWAQKGRIKAYDEAKKVTFENIGKLFASLEPGPLLDTIDDLFTGLIKGIRAQPFNIPGSACHHARQCRKKLDAIFWMELEKKKKNQKEVSTNDLMDGLMQIKDDEGNKLGDQEVIDNIVSLVVAGYASTSLASMWAIYYLAKFPNVLQKLREENMAIRKTKEGDFITSEDVSKMKYTNKVVEETIRMANIAAFIFRTATKDAEYKGYIIPKGWQVIVWVRYLHTNSEYFDDPMCFNPNRWNDPARPGTYQVFGGGSRICAGNMLVRIQLAVFLHHLSTAYEWKLLNPNAEMVYLPHPTPIDRVDVSFKRIKK; from the exons ATGATCAGATACGGTGATGGAGTAGGAATGTATAGAACTCATCTATTCGGATCACCAACCATTATAACATGCTTTCCAGATGTGAATAAGTATGTGTTCCAATCGGAGGAGACATTCTTTCTCGATTGGCCCAGAGTTGAACTCATGGGTCAAAACTCTATCGTTGCGGTTCATGGACCGGCCCATGTAAGACTTAGAAGATATGTTATTGGTGTGATTAATCGGCCCGACTCTCTCCGACACATTGCTCAAGTAGTCCAACCCCGGATGATTGCAGCACTCAAGTCATGGGCCCAAAAGGGTAGAATCAAAGCATACGATGAAGCTAAGAAG GTGACATTTGAAAATATTGGGAAACTATTTGCAAGTTTGGAGCCCGGACCTCTCCTAGATACAATTGATGACCTGTTTACAGGATTGATCAAAGGAATTAGGGCTCAACCGTTCAATATTCCGGGATCTGCTTGTCACCATGCTCGTCAG TGTAGGAAGAAGCTTGACGCCATTTTCTGGATGGAGCTAGAGAAGAAAAAGAAGAACCAAAAAGAAGTTAGCACAAATGATCTTATGGATGGGCTTATGCAGATTAAAGATGATGAGGGAAATAAACTAGGTGACCAAGAAGTGATAGATAACATTGTCAGTCTTGTTGTTGCTGGATATGCATCTACTTCCCTTGCATCAATGTGGGCGATATATTATCTTGCCAAATTCCCAAATGTCCTCCAAAAGCTTCGG GAGGAGAATATGGCTATACGTAAGACCAAGGAAGGAGATTTCATTACAAGTGAAGATGTCTCCAAAATGAAATACACAAACAAG GTGGTGGAAGAAACAATAAGAATGGCTAACATTGCAGCATTCATTTTCCGGACTGCTACCAAGGATGCTGAGTACAAAG GTTATATTATACCGAAGGGTTGGCAAGTGATTGTTTGGGTTCGGTATCTCCATACAAATTCGGAATATTTTGATGATCCTATGTGTTTCAACCCAAATCGATGGAAT GATCCAGCTAGACCAGGAACTTATCAAGTTTTTGGCGGTGGATCAAGAATATGTGCAGGCAATATGCTTGTTAGGATTCAACTCGCAGTGTTTTTGCACCATCTATCTACAGCATACGA